One Maniola jurtina chromosome 25, ilManJurt1.1, whole genome shotgun sequence DNA segment encodes these proteins:
- the LOC123878009 gene encoding uncharacterized protein LOC123878009, with protein sequence MFGRPRCREWTPLTTQQLRLRSLIQIVGYNIRPPEWCTHQCSYYLTLHHTTMSAPFYTSERICSPHPKWKEIDSEITQRMSSTNIVIRIWCHVLLPPAKDEEEKSGQMQDTVIQTWGIYFSGLRYIGANLSLNFTSDCFKSNTLVFQMHGGYFCSYKSLKLDVIPPENELEQGSLSSDSSGKTSCFKITLEPKVIQNYKLMKESRSVSPGRFSKIPEKEYSKSQSPVERGFKQNIPTLRNSSSLTTSLSHRERRDDNLSHRDSSRDESVERKKAEVNPNHIYEHSPDNVDIREFSSAELNCDISASQEELSNKIDLSETAESYDLRNESDVPKYRYLAINFLKSEIRPSYNATKLQNLHLLQYSIKKRQEAVQEIKERIYQKSALTQSLSPEFEIKLKGKSRSYRNLFSPEEDDALRREKSSSQSDLTVKNGRVKEDRIPISNGPRLALKLNDLLSYKSKPSPFQRAEYLRLTKQLEILHFKRLILSDERDSKLANIRRLKEQHAKLFEENQDVGSELMQNYHALSRRTEQLKETRESCYALRELAARSHAALGSHRTNLLMDLHSIFYIEQKDPTVWSICDIPLPICGDDSPRASNPVPDSVAAGFVAQATSLAAAILNQPLRYKITLLGSASKILDIIPDLPDPNIPLFGRGGDITLFRYALFLLNKCIAQLLWGRGLSVYDMRPTLANLQRLLTTPNNLSDTSKLFGTYRWLEDSQCARTQSLRNLVPSERKYRQFNRFKECVDSHTPHKGFNRRHKHSRSVGSYHDDQDLSALNDSTLSIMGSESNIYDMKLAKSDCSQNLKQHNSDSEITKIDSRLDSERVQFTLGDDTELDEKLVRLSTNNDDEVTCSTCLDENVKRICSEINSFCSNTTKSSFESPKSDIDIAKYMERKASVEVSDCENCDSVKCDLACANNIQDVIVIPSAEAILEIQDLNLEDDV encoded by the exons attGTAGGATACAACATAAGGCCACCAGAGTGGTGTACGCATCAATGTAGCTACTACCTAACTTTACACCATACAACGATGTCTGCTCCATTTTACACCAGTGAAAGGATATGCTCACCACACCCTAAATGGAAGGAGATTGATTCTG AAATAACTCAGCGCATGTCCTCCACAAACATAGTGATAAGGATATGGTGTCACGTCCTCTTACCGCCGGCGAAGGACGAAGAAGAGAAGTCTGGACAAATGCAAGACACAGTCATTCAAACTTGGGGTATATACTTCAGTGGGCTAAGATACATCGGGGCCAATTTATCCTTGAACTTCACTTCAGACTGCTTCAAAAGCAATACTTTAGTGTTTCAAATGCATGGAGGGTACTTCTGTTCATACAAAAGTTTGAAATTAGATGTAATACCACCAGAGAATGAGCTAGAACAAGGATCCCTATCGTCCGATTCGTCAGGCAAGACGAGCTGTTTCAAAATCACCTTAGAACCAAAAGTTATACAGAACTATAAACTTATGAAGGAATCTAGATCGGTTTCGCCCGGGCGGTTCTCGAAAATCCCCGAAAAGGAGTATTCGAAAAGCCAAAGCCCAGTCGAAAGaggttttaaacaaaatattccTACACTAAGAAATTCTTCGAGTTTAACCACGTCGCTAAGTCATAGAGAAAGGAGGGATGATAATTTAAGTCATAGAGATAGTAGCAGAGATGAGAGTGTAGAAAGGAAAAAGGCGGAAGTTAACCCTAACCATATTTACGAACATTCACCGGACAATGTCGATATCAGAGAGTTTTCGTCTGCCGAACTGAACTGTGATATTTCTGCTTCCCAAGAGGAGCTATCGAATAAAATCGATTTAAGCGAAACAGCGGAGAGTTACGACTTAAGAAACGAATCGGATGTGCCAAAGTATAGATATTTGGCGATAAATTTCCTCAAATCTGAAATCAGACCTAGTTACAACGCGACCAAACTTCAAAACCTCCACTTACTTCAATACTCGATAAAGAAACGCCAAGAGGCTGTCCAAGAAATAAAAGAAAGGATATATCAAAAGTCTGCGTTAACACAAAGTTTATCACCAGAGTTTGAGATTAAATTGAAAGGTAAAAGTAGGTCGTATCGTAATTTATTTTCGCCCGAAGAAGACGATGCGTTGAGGAGAGAAAAGTCATCGTCACAAAGTGACTTGACGGTCAAGAACGGCAGAGTGAAAGAAGATAGGATACCCATATCAAATGGTCCACGATTAGCCTTGAAGTTGAATGATCTTTTGTCTTACAAG TCTAAACCTTCACCCTTTCAAAGGGCAGAGTACCTCAGACTAACGAAGCAATTAGAGATCCTACATTTCAAAAGGCTCATACTTTCCGACGAGAGAGATAGCAAGTTGGCAAATATAAGGAGGCTGAAAGAGCAACATGCTAAACTGTTTGAAGAGAACCAGGATGTTG GTTCGGAACTGATGCAAAACTACCACGCGTTGTCCCGTAGAACGGAACAACTGAAGGAAACAAGGGAGTCTTGCTACGCTCTGAGGGAGTTAGCTGCAAGATCCCACGCTGCCTTGGGTAGCCATAGGACCAATTTGTTGATGGACTTACACAGCATATTTTATATAGAACAG AAAGACCCAACAGTCTGGTCAATATGCGACATTCCCCTCCCGATCTGCGGCGACGACAGCCCCCGGGCATCGAACCCCGTCCCCGACTCGGTGGCCGCTGGTTTCGTGGCGCAGGCTACATCACTcgcggccgccatcttgaatcaGCCGCTGAGATACAAGATCACATTACTAGGCTCCGCGAGTAAGATACTGGATATCATTCCGGACTTGCCTGATCCCAA tataCCCCTCTTTGGGCGGGGAGGTGACATAACCCTTTTCCGATACGCTTTGTTCTTGCTGAATAAGTGCATAGCTCAATTGCTGTGGGGGAGAGGTCTCAGTGTTTACGACATGAGGCCAACATTGGCCAACCTGCAGCGACTGTTGACCACGCCGAACAATTT ATCAGACACATCAAAGTTATTCGGAACATATCGTTGGCTTGAGGACAGCCAGTGCGCGCGAACGCAGTCTCTACGTAACCTCGTCCCTTCGGAGAGGAAATATAGACAGTTCAATAGATTTAAG GAATGCGTAGATTCTCACACTCCACACAAAGGTTTCAATCGAAGACACAAACATTCCCGAAGTGTGGGCAGCTATCATGATGATCAG gACCTGTCAGCCTTAAACGACTCAACACTGTCGATAATGGGTTCAGAATCGAATATCTACGATATGAAGCTAGCCAAATCCGACTGTTCCCAGAACCTCAAGCAACATAATTCCGATTCTGAGATCACCAAAATCGATTCCAGACTCGATTCGGAAAGAGTTCAATTCACCCTTG GTGACGACACAGAGTTGGACGAAAAGTTGGTACGTCTTTCGACGAACAACGACGACGAGGTGACGTGTTCGACGTGTTTAGACGAAAACGTCAAACGCATATGCTCCGAGATCAACAGCTTCTGTTCGAACACGACGAAAAGTAGTTTTGAATCGCCGAAAAGTGATATAGACATAGCGAAATATATGGAGAGGAAAGCCAGTGTTGAGGTTAGCGACTGTGAAAATTGTGATAGTGTCAAATGTGACTTGGCGTGCGCGAATAACATTCAGGACGTCATTGTTATACCTAGTGCGGAGGCCATCTTGGAAATTCAGGATTTGAATTTGGAAGATGACGTTTAA
- the LOC123878014 gene encoding proton-coupled amino acid transporter-like protein pathetic, whose translation MEMNSNHVNTTQNQVEFDPENKPPPQPPPEVRKRFVIHAEKDSFDFAAHRQIKKPTNTLESTGHLIKGCLGGGIMGIHEAYMKSGLWTSLIFTVIFGFYIAYCVHILIKSAQTLYRRLHITELSYPDLAEASLEVGPFPSLRKYSKWFRYAVDVVICIDLFGACCVYQIIIAKTIKEVVEDTQEEGDLNRLRLYVLTLLLPVMLLCMITTLKYLAPFSLIADVFIVTCVIATVVYGLQSAPPISSVPAWKDAMGFFEFCGIVIFSMEGIGVSLPIENNMKDPTQFPKVLSYGMTIVVLFLILVGFFGYWGFGEQSISPVTLNFPNAIFPTILKCLMGIMIFITFALNFWAPFNLVWYYMAKKHDTSNHWIWERVYRAIFVVVITAIAIAFPNIGNLMGLLGAFCLSNMGFIFPAVIELLVIWESPGLGRGRWRLWKNLLVILAGVLLFVAGTYSNVKGLIVNL comes from the exons aTGGAAATGAATTCAAATCAt GTGAACACGACACAAAACCAGGTAGAATTCGACCCAGAGAACAAGCCACCTCCCCAACCACCACCAGAAGTTAGGAAGAGATTTGTGATACACGCAGAAAAAGACTCCTTCGACTTCGCCGCACATAGGCAAATTAAGAAGCCTACCAA TACCCTAGAATCTACAGGACACTTGATAAAAGGATGTCTGGGCGGAGGCATAATGGGCATCCATGAGGCTTACATGAAAAGTGGACTATGGACGTCATTGATTTTCACTGTTATCTTCGGATTCTACATCGCATATTGTGTACAT ATACTAATAAAATCAGCTCAAACCTTGTACAGGCGGCTACATATCACAGAGCTATCGTATCCAGATCTCGCAGAGGCTTCGCTTGAAGTGGGCCCCTTCCCTAGCTTAAGGAAATATAGTAAATGGTTCAG GTACGCAGTTGACGTAGTAATATGTATAGACCTCTTCGGCGCATGCTGCGTGTACCAGATAATAATCGCCAAGACAATCAAAGAGGTTGTTGAGGACACCCAGGAAGAAGGCGACCTTAACAGACTGAGGCTTTATGTCCTGACCTTATTGCTGCCAGTGATGTTGCTGTGCATGATTACCACGCTCAAGTATCTGGCACCTTTCTCTTTGATAGCCGATGTATTTATTG taaCCTGTGTGATAGCAACAGTGGTATATGGCCTACAATCTGCGCCGCCAATAAGCTCAGTGCCTGCTTGGAAAGACGCCATGGGGTTCTTCGAATTTTGCGGCATTGTCATCTTCAGTATGGAAGGAATCGGAGTATCGTTACCAATTGAAAACAATATGAAGGATCCTACGCAGTTCCCTAAAGTACTGAGTTATG GTATGACTATAGTAGTACTATTTCTGATTCTGGTCGGATTTTTCGGTTATTGGGGCTTCGGAGAGCAATCGATATCACCCGTTACATTGAATTTCCCCAACGCAAT ATTTCCTACAATACTAAAATGCCTGATGGGTATAATGATTTTCATAACCTTTGCTCTCAACTTCTGGGCACCCTTCAACCTGGTATGGTATTACATGGCGAAGAAGCATGATACCAGCAACCATTGGATATGGGAGCGAGTGTACAGAGCCATATTCGTGGTGGTTATAACTGCAATCGCTATCGCTTTCCCTAATATTGGGAACTTGATGGGATTG CTGGGAGCTTTCTGCCTGTCCAACATGGGCTTCATATTCCCCGCTGTGATAGAGTTGCTGGTGATCTGGGAGAGCCCTGGCCTGGGCCGCGGGCGCTGGCGGCTGTGGAAGAACCTGCTCGTGATACTGGCGGGGGTACTGCTGTTCGTAGCCGGCACCTACTCCAACGTTAAAGGGCTCATAGTGAATTTGtga